The region tgactttcaaccttcgtctctcccgagcccgtacgggagttgtagcgatgagacaagatagtagctactacaacaattggaaaccatgaaattggggagaaaaaggggtaaaataaaaataataatagtcGTTGATGGTGTACTTAATAATCATGAGCAGACGGTAATACTCTGGCTGGACCACGGCAtgcttggagtgtgtgtgtgtggtggttgcACTGTTGTTGTTGACTGAGTTTACACCCTGATTTTTACAGAATTGAGACTAGTGTAATGTAGTTCATTGCAACGGTTCGTTGCGACtggttacatgctgaccagaccgctcCCATTGCGTGCAatagcgttgcaaaataaatatcCACGTTATTGTCATTTTACCCACACTGCCCGCGCACATCTGcatagccaggcgctaaaatggaacatggttctatttgtgacactTGACGCGCTGCAAgtcccacctctcccatctcctcattggtttttaggagcatatacccacgtgggtgattgaaagatgaactgaggtacacaatccagtccagttggtggtggtaatgcgccataaagttggttgccaaccaccatATAAAGTCAGAAGAAGAAGAaccctgaaggaggagagattactagaaacaaactctttttacccttttatctgtggattaattgtctaGGGagaaccttgtgcatttcaggtaaaataacaaccccatgtttatatcccaggacaaattagctagctagctaaattacctTAAATGTTTGCTTATCGACAAGTCACCAAATTAATATTGTtgtttttgatatttcaacctgcctttcctgatcgcgtctggtgtggggcGACAAGATTTACACCATTTTGCGACTGGGTGGTTCATTGTGACAGAGTTTACACTGGTTCGTTGTTAACTCTCTGCTggccctctctgtcctgtagagctGGTGATGCTGCTGGAGTGGTGGTCAAGTACAGAATGCACCATATTCACAGACCAGGCCACGGTGGACAAATTTGGCAAGGAGCACGTCATCATCATCCTCAACCACAACTACGAGATCGACTTCCTCTGCGGCTGGACCATGTGTGAACGCTACGGCGTGCTTggagtgagtatgtgtgtgtgtgtgtgtgtgtgtgtgtgatagaggggGAATGAGTTTAGCTGCCTATATCTACTGTTTATGAAAATATAATGTTTGGTAGGTTGGCTGAACAAAGTCATTTCTCAGGCTTCAAAGGTCTTGGCCAAGTACGAACTGCTGAAGGTgcctctgattggctggacaTGGTACTTCCTGGAGATTGTCTTCTGTAAGAGGAagtgggaggaggacagagatacCGTGTTCAAAGGCCTGACCCAGCTGAAGGACTACCCTGAGTTTATGTGGGTGAGTAAGACGACAAACCGAAACACAATGACGTTTGCCCCTCTCCCTTTGACCATCAGCGTGTGTCTGTATGGAGTTGTACCCTGGGGTGTGTTCATTAAGCATCAAACAGATGAaaaatgcacatttctgtttACCGTTGAATAATGTTTTCCACTGAGTGCCCAAATTAACACGCCCCAGATTCGTTTGGCGGCTACGTGCACACAATTTAAGCCAGTAATCTGACAAATTCTCATGGGGGAAAATGCAAGGGAAGAGCGTGTTTGAGGGGAGGAATCAAAGAAATACAACTGAGATTCTGTGTGTATGTTGTTTGTGCATGTGTACGTGTTACTGTGGACAGTGTTGCCAGAAATGCACATCAGGGTGTGTTTGAGGTAGTTCACCTCTGTTTGCATTCCTACCTTCTGTTGTTTCCAGTGGGACACGTAGGGATTACAAGGTCAAGAGCTTAGTGTGTTTACCGCTCCAAAGACATCAACAGGGTCACCTCCAAAGACCGCAACAGTGGTTGTGCGTcgacttgtctctctctctctctttcttcagttCCTATTGTACTGTGAAGGCACCCGTTTCACACCGAAGAAGCATGAGATCAGTATGGAGGTAGCAGAGAGTAAAGGTCTACCAAAACTCAAATACCATCTACTGCCCAGAACCAAAGGCTTCACCACAACACTGAGCTGTCTCAAAGGCACAGGTgggacacaagcacacacaagcacgtgcacacacacatttgctGCATCACACTCATGGTCGCACTCTTTCCTTTCTCAGTATCTGCTGTGTACGACGTGACACTAAATTTCAGAGACAAGAAGGTCCCAACACTGCTGGGAATCGTCAGTGGAAAGAAGTACATGGCAGATATGAATATCACGTAGGTGGCGCCTGTCCCTCTCCCACAGACAAAGGCAGTGCACTGGTCCTGAGTGAGACCTGTGGGTCCTTTGACCTGCTGacatactgtatcaccagacttgcTGCCCTTTAGTAGCGTTGTACTGAATTGAGTTCCCCTCCTTCCTGTATAGACGGTACCCAGTGGAGGAAATCCCAGAGGACGAGACGGAGTGTGCAACCTGGCTTCACAAGCTCTACCAGCGGAAGGTGCCGGAAACTCAGCTTTCCCTCCCATTTCTTTACCCTTTCTAGCCATAAGTCAATGACTCTCTCCACTAATTAAATATTGACaacattctctctttcttcctttctctttctgtagGATACACTGCAGGAGCACTACGAGAAGGAGGGCAGTTTCCCCGGTCCCGCTATCAAGCCCCCCCGTCGGCTGTGGACGCTGCTCAACTTCCTCTTCTGGGCCACCCTGCTTCTTACCCCCCTCCTCAACTTCGCCTGTGGGGTGTTTGTCAGCGGCTCTCCCCTCCTTATCGTCGTCTTCTTGATCTTCTGCATTATCGGTGCGGATGCCACCCATTTAGCCTGCTAAGCCTACTGCTTTTTCCAAGTTCTTGTGCTGTTAGGACCTGCCTATACTATATAATCTCATTTTGACTCATTATTGGCTGGTTTTCCGAACACAGAATAAGCCTAGTCCTAGACTAAAAAGCTATTTCAATAGAGATTCTCCATTAAGCATGgattttagtccaggactagggctctcgagtggcgcagtggtcgaaggcactgcatcccagtgcaAGAGGcgccactacagtccctggttcgatatCCAGCCGTGATTAGGAGactcatagggcggcgcacaattggcccggggtaggccgtcattgtaaataataatttgttcttacctgacttgcctagttaaattaaggttaaataaataaatattaaattaTTCTGCTCTAAATGTATAGTTTTATAAAGCATTGCTCTATACTACCTTTTTCCACTGGTGGGACTTTTTCAGTTGATGGCACCAGCACAAGATTTGGTCGCACCAATTTTTTCGCAACCGAGCGCCAGTTAATGACTTGACCTGTGGTTTTGCATTCCATACAGAACAAGGCTGATAATGACTAGTCCTCTTTTAAATCATGTAAGCGCCCCTGCGGAAATAAAAATGAGCATAAAAAAATTCCATTCAAAGTCTATCTCTCTCCTTAAGATAGTTATGTTGTTTTTGCGTGGGCtgctcaatccaccgcatcctccgatgtcggccttctgcatttggggtggaaggtggcagaactacagctgtgtttgtcagaccaggagacatcctgaaaatcagtcttctcacgaAAACTTTTGTAGTGTCGGAACGGTTTGAGgcacaaactaatatgacccctctatggaaagataactctcacaaacacatacaggATTCTCACAAGCCTCGTCTGAAGGTAGACAGACCGATacgagtaaaaaaaaaaaaaaaagaatgaatGGGAAAATATATGGAAGTACTTTAGTGcccaaaaaaggggttaaatacaggTAAAAATATTTATAATTTGTCTCTTAGATATTGGACAGGCACTTCTAAACATATCTCCTTTTGATGTATTTTTGGACTGTCCGTTGTGCCATGTATGAATATGTTATTCAATATGTTAATaagggctaatagcagtaagaccAAATTCAATTTTTCATAAAAAAATAAGTTTcaaattctaaatcaaattgCTAACCCAGCCCTGGGCCCTTTGACCTAAGGGGGTTTTAACTTGACTATCATATTCACATTGATTGTTGagggaaaaaataataatattttgcGCAATCTCTAAAAAGATGCTATTGTTAACAATTTTGAACAGTGTCACTCTGGTCTGGCCCTGGCCCTATTAAAATCAGTTTTATCTTTTCATAAAATCTGTTTTCCAGATTCTATCTTTGCAGTCAACATTTTAATTGGGGAAGTTTTTTTAGGAAATACTTTAGAAATGTTAATTCAAACAGCGCATGATGACTGAAATGTGAGTGTTTTGGTCGCAGTGTTGAACCctgtatagtatgtatatgtGATTAACTACTCCTGTATCTGCACTTTGTTCATTTGTATTATACCTCATTTTTTTGGGTTGTCTTCTTCTTTCTTTCTACTGTTATTGacaaatctctctctgtctcctctctccacagccTCCATAGCAGTGCGCCGCCTGATCAGTGTATCTGAGGTGAACAAAACCGGCTCTACTTACGGCAAAATGGAGGGCAAAAAGGAAAACTAGAACTCTTTATGGCAGTCACGTTACGGTCCCTCTACTGTCAACGCTCGGTGTCTGAGCGGTTGTTGCGGTCCCCGCACAGACAGACCCTGTGCAGCCACCCTCCTTCAAAAATAAGTTACAACTCAGCAGGAGGTTGGGGGGGATATAACTGAATAGACTTTTTAGACGTAAGTTAAAATGTTAATTATGATGAGATGATTGTGACACAGaacaaaaaaatgtatggaaTTGTTGCATTTGACTCCCAGTGAATGTATCCTTCCAGTGAGAGGGGGgggtgacagacagcaggactgAATGGTAAATACCAGAGGGTGTATCTCTCTAGCGCCAAAAGCTCCCTGCACCCCAGCTCGAGGCCCCCTGTTGGTCTCCTCCGCACAGCTTTGTGGTGCTCCAGAACTTTCCTGTTTCAGCGGTACCACTTCTTCCAACATGCACCCCACTTCCTGCCACAGCAGCCCACCCTAAAGAAGTACTCTCCACCTATCAAATATTCACATTTTCTGCTTCAGTATCTCTGACTGGGTCAGCCCAACATCCCTCTGTAGTTTCAGCAAGGGGCTTTACTGTCTGGAAAATCCAGATTCCCAGCATGCTTTAGCTCCCCACCCTTAGCCCCATGAAGGTTGGGTGTGGAGGTGAAGGAATCTGAACACCTCTGAGCACATCCTGTTATTTGTTTGTCCGTCTCCTCATGAAACTTGTGCTGAATCCTGACACAAACGAGATTGAGCATGCTGCTACTCCTCCCGTCCTTCCCAGAAAAGCAGACGTGATGGCCAACCTCGCACCAATAAAATGCAGTATTTAATGTTAATTTAAAGCCAGGTTTGGACCTGAGTTGATTTCTGAATTGCTTGTAGATCCCATAAATACTGATTGTTATAAACAATAAAACAATTATCATTTGGTTTCCATTGAATATACAAAAGTGATTGAATGATGGGATAACATTTATTTCTCTACAGTACTCCGGAGTGAATTGTTCAGAGGGTTTTGAAGAGCATTTTTTTGGCAATGGTGGATCAACATCTAACATAAATAAATTGTAAAATAGTTAGGCCTACCACCACACCCCGGTCCCCCGTCTATTCGACCCCATTAGTGTAGGCAATATAAAATATGGAACCACAGTTTGAATGCCTTTAGGCCCATCATAAGGTGACACAAAGCTAGTATAGCAGTCGTCCAGTGACCAAGAGCTGAGGACTCGTCTGAGGACAACACCATCACTAACACTGGCTGTCCCTACCATCCAACTCGGCTGCCAGCAGAATAGATTCATGCTTTTACAAAGAGCAGGTGAAGTGCCCCATAGGCCATTTGCAGAGTGGATTTTCCCATATCCATGATTGGATTTTAcagcgtttaaaaaaaaataagcaTAACACTTTGTACATGGCCAGTTATTGGCATTTTAAAATGCTATGCCCCTCCCACCCCCTAAATGATCCCAATAACATATTATTAAAAAGTAGGCCTACATGGCCCatatcagacaggtgtgttatttTAGCAATAAGATTGATCACCTACAGTGTATAAAACTGATGAAGCATAGTGGCTATATATAGATGGCTAAAGCCTGGAGTTAACCATATGCATTAATACCCCACTGGTCTAATAATTAGATCAGACTATATTATCTTTTTGCTAGTTAGCCAGGTATGTATTGATGAGCCCAGTATGGGTCAGTTGGACAGTGGAGGAAGGAAAGCTGTTAGCAGCCTACTGATTCATCTGCTATTGCTGCTGCTCCTACTACTGtttctgctgttgttgctgctcatactgctgcttcttctgctgctgctgcttggatCAGCAGAGTCAACAGAACCAGCATATCCAAACGATGGAGCTGCTGGTCCATGATCAGCCACAGAAGGCAGGACAGAAGCCCAGGGTGGAGTTGGGCTCTGACTTGGGCAGGGGCATGGGAAGCCACATGGGTACTCTGGGTGGTGGGCAATGGTATTTGCCTCTGGGTCCATTGATCATGCCAGAGTGGTGGAAAGGGGCTCCATCTGTTACGTGGATAACCCGGGGACCAGGTAGGATTGGGGCACCAGGTAACCGAGGTTTGGCGCCAGGTAGGACTTGCTAGGCATGGGCGGCAGATGGGTTCCATGCTGACGCTGCTTCCGAAGGCCTGTCACCACTTCTTCCAATTCTGACCAccatctgattggctcaaactacTTGAGCATGGTGTTAACACTAAAACTGTTACCTTCCTCTAGCTTTCACAGAGGGTAATGTTTGACAAGGGTCTCTAAGTAAATCATATGATTAAAAGGCAAATTAACCACTGGCATGTGTGTTTTCTACTGTACAATGAACTCCATTAATGTAGGACATATCTCTACTGGAGGAGGCTATTTCCCTTTCCAACAAATCCTTAGCAGCACAGGCTTCGTTTTAGAAACGAGAGGGATGCACCTTACACCcatataaaaaaatattacagtttactgtagtatactgtacaaaACTATACCACACAATAGTATCCCTCGATCACGTGTAGaacttactatagaatgttgtagtatactgtagaatacaacAGGAAATACAGTATTACACCcctaccccccccaaaaaaacaagtaaatactacagtaatgtccacaaAAATACCTATAAAAATACGTTATTTTTCAGTGCATTATGGTAAGCAAAGTTGATTATTTAATCAAGTCTATGAAGCCAAAGTCATGATAAACTATAGGCTAGATAAATAAAGTTGAAACGTTATTAGAATTTGTGGAATTATTCAGTCAATAATATTTCATAAATACCGGAGCCTGTGAGTTCAAATAGACTTATATTACGACATAATAAAAACAGAGCTGGTTCATGAAAACAACTAACTTTCCAGTCTTGGCACatactttttatatatttttcctcCTTCACACAGTAACTCATCTTAATGACTCATCCCCTCTGGCATTTAGCCACCATTATCTTATTGTCTTTCACTAATTTTAGTTTGGTTTCATATTAGGGCATGGAAACTGTAGAGCCACACCAATAGTTCTAAAATACAGGCTTGTTCTCGACTAAGACAGGTGCATGCATGTAGGACCATAGCAACAGTCCATAGCACTTTACAAAAAATAACCAGACATGTCATCCTGCTAGCTCCTCTGAAAGGAACACCCATGTTCTGGAAAAGTTCCAAGGGGTGTACCCATAGCAACAGTACATATTAGGCCATACCACTTGAACAGGTCATATCTCAGGTGGCTGAGGCCCTTGATTCATTTTCTTGGCCATCCTGTGACacggtgctgtagatgtccttgAAGGGgggcgtgctctctctgctgtctcctgaatcTCCTTCGTTTtgctggttggattttttctccctccctccttctccctttttctcccttccgccatctattttgtgaagtgcaccagtatcTTCTGCAaaaaagcaccctcacaacatgatgctgccacctccatgcttcatggttgggatgatgttcttcggcttgcaagcctcccctttatcTTCCAAATatagcgatggtcattatggccaaacagttctatttttgtttcatcagaccagaggacatttctcaaaaaagtacaatctttgtccccatgtgcagttgcaaaccgtagtctggcttttttatggcggttttggagcagtggcttcttccttgctgaacggcctttcaggttatgtcaatataggactcgttttactgtggatatatacttttgcacctgtttcctccagcatcttgacaaggtcctttgctgttgttctagaattgatttccacttttcgcaccaaagtaggttcatctctaggagagagaGTGCGTCTCCtacctgagcagtatgacggctgcgtggtcccatggtgtttatacttgtgtactattgtttgtacagatgaacgtggtaccttcagacatttggaaattgctcccaaggatgaaccagacttgtggagttccacattttttttctgaggtcttggctgatttcttttgatgtttccatgatttcaagcaaagaggcactgagtttgaaggtaggccttgaaatacatccacgggtacacctccaattgactcaaattatgtcaataagtgtatcagaagcttctgaagccatgacatcattttctggaattttccaagctatttaaagccacagtcaacttagtgtatgtaatgtaaacttctgacccactggaattgtgttacagtgaattataagtgaaataatctgtctgtaaacaattgttggaaaaattacttgtgtcatgcacaaagtagatgtcctaaccgaattgccaaaactatagtttgtgaacaagaaatttgtggtgtggttgaaaagcgagttttaatgactacaacttaagtgtatgtaaacttccgacttcaactgtatattttctTACAACAGCATTGTTGATcaatggcttgtaagtaagcatttcacggtaaggtctacacctgttgtattcggcgcatgtgacaaatacaatttgatttgatgcctcccataccataaccccaccgccaccatggggcccTCTGTTCacaaagtacagtgccttgcgaaagtattcggccctcttgaactttgcgaccttttgccacatttcaggcttcaaacataaagatataaaactgtatttttttgtgaagaatcaacaacaagtgggacacaatcatgaagtggaatgacatttattggatatttcaaacttttttaacaaatcaaaaactgaaaaattgggcatgtaaaattatttagcccccttaagttaatactttgtagcgccaccttttgctgcgattacagctgtaagtcgcttggggtatgtctctatcagttttgcacatgagagacttttttcccattcctccttgcaaaacagctcgagctcagtgaggttggatggagagcatttgtgaacagcagttttcagttctttccacagattctcgattggattcaggtctggactttgacttggccattgtaacacctggatatgattatttttgaaccattccattgtagattttgctttatgttttggatcattgtcttgttggaagacaaatctccgtcccagtctcaggtcttttgcagactctgccatctgcccaggacagttgaaaccgggatttatTTTtgagagcacacttctccagtgtgccagtggccatcgaaggtgggcattttcccactgaagtcagttacgacggcgaactgtagtcaggtcaagaccctggtgacgacgacgagcacgcagatgagcttccctgagatggtttctgaaaGTATGctcagaaattctttggttgtgcaaacccacagtttcatcagctgtccgggtggcagGTTACAGaggatcctgcaggtgaagaagccggatgtagaggtcctgagctggcgttttttatttatttattgggtatttttacccccttttctccccaattttgtgatatccaactggtagttacagtcttgtcccatcactccAACTCCCCTACAGACCCGGGAGAGGTTAAAGGTCGAGatccatgcgtcctccaaaacacaaccctgtcaagccgcactgtttcttgagacactgctcgcttaatccggaagccagccgcaccaaggTGTCGGAGAAAACACCATCCAGCTGGTGACTGAAGTCAGCTTGTAGGCACCGGGctcaccacaaggagtcactagagcacgatgggacaaggaaatcccggccggccaaactctctcctaacctggacgacgctgggccaattgtgcgctgggccaattgtgcgctgcctcatgggtctgcaggtcacggccggctgtgaaaCAGCCTGGGATCTTTGTGATTGTGTCTACTTTTGTAGATGTATAATGTATAATCGTCAATACATTACATAAAAAAACACATGCCAGGCAAGGTTTACACCCAGGTGGCCCACCTGGAGGCCGCCGTGTCTACCACATGAATGTTCTTCAAATCAACCATGCTGTCTGCCAGCCTCCCAACACTCGCGGACAGTTCCCGAGCCTCTCCTagaaagagaaagacaaacagaagaaaaaagagagacacagaaagataTTTTAATAATTTAGTTGGTCTTATTTGGTGATTGAATCTATGATAACAATGTACAGTACGAAATTAAAATCATCATAAATACACTAAAAGTTATTCCTTTTTTAGCTGGTTCTAATTCCTAAGCCCAGTATTTGTATACAATTGCTGCAGTGAACTGAGATGGTGTAAGCGGAACTGTACTGTACCCGtgatagggcggcgcacaattggcccagcgccgttagggtttggccggggtaggccgacattgtaaataacaatttgttcttaactgacttgccaagcaaaatcaaataaaaaggcAGAGGTGGATTAAAGTGAGCAAAAATGAATCACTTGTACAGGATGTGAAGTGACTGACGTTTTGATGTCAAGCTGTCTTCCTCAGAGTGACCTGATCATTGCACTgagatcctatttatagcctagTGGCCCATTGAGAAACAACAATGTAAACAAATATAATGATAATATGTTTCAAAGGTAAATGGCAAATTATAGCACAAATAAGCGAGACACCCTATTTAGCCTATCATGAAGGCATGTCAAAATATATATGCAGTATGTGATATTTGGGTGTGAATCAGGAGACACAGAGACCAAAAATGATATGCAACAACACTATAGAAACGAGGACAGTGAAATATCATTGTTTAGCGTCTTTGGATCCACAGTGTCTAAGCAGAACCGCCAGAATGCCTCTCTTTGTTTTAGTTTAAGTACGATGTGACAGCTTGGTGAAATCTGGATATTTTCTATGGCTACATAAAGCAGGGAGGAAGTTTATGGGGTGTTTTGTCCTGGTTTCTATTAGTAacacagatcagggtgtgacagtctggaggaaacctggcaccacccctacggtggtggcagcatcatgctgtggggatgtttttcagcagcaggggctgggagactagtcaggatcaagggaaagatgaacggagcaaagtacagagagatccttgatgaaaacctgctccggagcactcagaacctcagaccgggtgaaggttcaccttccaacaggacaaagaccctaagcacacagccaagacaatgcaggaatggctttgtgacaagtctctgaatgtccttgagtggcccagccaaagcccagacttgaacccaatcaaacatctcaggagagacttgaaaatagctgtgcagcaacgctcgcCATCCAACCTCgcaaagcttgagaggatatgcagaggagaatgggagaaactccccaaatacaggtgtgccaagcttgcagcatcatacccaagaagacttgaggcagtaatcactgccaaaggtgcttcaacaaagtactgaggaaaaagtctgaatacttccggtgccgacagagatggcctcctcgcttcgcgttcctaggaaactatgcagttttttgtttttttacgtgttatttcttacattagtacccaggtcatcttaggtttcattacatacagtcgagaagaactactgtatataagatcagcgtcaactcaccatcagtacgaccaagaatatgtttttcgcgacgcggatcctgtgttctgccttacaaacaggacaacggaatggatcgcatgcagcgacccaaaaaaacgactccgaaaaagagggaaacgtggcggtcttctggtcagactacaaagacgggcacatcgtgccccacttcctagcattcttcttgccaatgtccagtctcttgacaacaaggttgatgaaatccgagcaagggtagcattccagagggacatcagagactgtaacgttctgtgcttcacggaaacatggctcactggagagacgctctcggatgcgg is a window of Oncorhynchus masou masou isolate Uvic2021 chromosome 7, UVic_Omas_1.1, whole genome shotgun sequence DNA encoding:
- the LOC135543598 gene encoding 1-acyl-sn-glycerol-3-phosphate acyltransferase gamma-like, whose protein sequence is MGLIAYIKSLFILQLLVGFVFVVSGLIINFIQLCTCALWPIDKQLYRKINTRLSYSLWSQLVMLLEWWSSTECTIFTDQATVDKFGKEHVIIILNHNYEIDFLCGWTMCERYGVLGASKVLAKYELLKVPLIGWTWYFLEIVFCKRKWEEDRDTVFKGLTQLKDYPEFMWFLLYCEGTRFTPKKHEISMEVAESKGLPKLKYHLLPRTKGFTTTLSCLKGTVSAVYDVTLNFRDKKVPTLLGIVSGKKYMADMNITRYPVEEIPEDETECATWLHKLYQRKDTLQEHYEKEGSFPGPAIKPPRRLWTLLNFLFWATLLLTPLLNFACGVFVSGSPLLIVVFLIFCIIASIAVRRLISVSEVNKTGSTYGKMEGKKEN